The segment CTCCTGAGGCTATGCGGTCGATCCGATGCCGAGCAGAAGCATAGCCAACAAGACAAATCGCATATTGGCCTCCAGTTTTGAGCGCTGAACAGTACTGGCAGATCGGCTCCGCCTAATCAGCCGGGTTCTTTCATTATCTGCTCCGTGTTGCGGAGCATGCAGATGCAGGACATGATGACAATGGGCGGCGTGATTCCGTCCATGGCTGCCGGCCCTCTCGCTGCCCCCAGGAGCGGTCGGCGGCGCGGTTGCCACTGCGCTTCAGAAGGAACGCGGTTATGATCCTGACTGGTTCAAACTGCAAAATGGTTCGTCGCGATACCCTGCCCCCTGAAAAGTTCTCTAATCGCATTGGTCAAGCTGGTTGATCGGGCTTTGCGCCCACGCCGGGTTCATGGTTCTCTCCGCGGTCGGTCTCGGTGGATCGCCGCATGTTGGCGTCAGATGTTCGGATCGACCGAAGTGGTCCTCGTGGTTGCCGAAGGCACCGCATTTTCAGGGACGGCCTGATCCGCGCCAAGCGTCCCGGCGGGGACGCATCCGTCAAAGTCAGTCTAGCAGTTATGCCGCCTCCTCCTGGCTCCAACGGAATGGGGTGTTGGTCTTCCACATGGCGTGCAGGATCACGGCCATCTTCCGGGCCACGGCGATCCTCGCCTTCTTGAACCCGGACGCCTTCGCCAGCTTCAGGCCCCAGGCTTTGAGCGTTGAGAATCGTAGGTTGCGTGTCAGAAGCGTCGTGGCCGCTTCATAGAGGTGCTTCCTGGTCATCACGCTCCCTTGCTTGGAGATGCGCCCGTTTCGGCTTGTCTCGCCGGACTTGTATCGTCGGGGTGTCAGGCCGAGATAGGCGCCGGCGCTCGATGATCGACTGAAGCGTGATCCATCGTCGAAGGAGGAGGTGACGGACAGGGCGGTGATAACGCCAACGCCGGGCACGGTCATGAATAGGCGCGCGGTGGGGTTTGCCCTCGCGACTGCCATTAGACGACGGTCCAGAACCCTGATCTGATCGAGAATCGAGGCTCTGGCCTTCATCAATGTCTCGGCGATGAGACGCATCTCCGGGGACGCATCGAGTTCACCGGCGATGATCTCGTCGGCCCGTCCGGTAAACCCGCCGACGCGCTTGCCGAACAGAACGCCAAAGGTGCGCAGGAGACCACGGATCTCGTTCTCGATCTTGACCCGGATCCGCACCAGCATCTCGCGGGCGACCAGAAGGGAGCGAACCCGGTAGCTGTCGCGGCTTTTGATGCGCACCTGCTTAAACCAGCCGGTTCGCATGATCTGCGCCAGGCCAGCAGCGTCGTTGCGGTCCGTCTTCACCGGTCGCATCTTCAAAGCTGCGTTGGCATGACGGGCATCGATGCACAGAATTGGAAGACGGCGCGCGGCGAGTTCGTTCCAAAGCCACACGGCCAACGGTCCCGTCTCGAGCCCGACCCGGACGAGGCCTGGCGCTTTCTGATTCAAATATGCGGCGATCACTTCGGGGCAGGTTGCGACTTTCTTCTCGGCCAGGACCCGACCGGCATCGTCGATGACGCAGATCGCTGTCGTCTCCTGGGAAACGTCCAAAGCTGCATAGGAGGGCATCATGGTTCTCCGTTACTTGTCGGCCGAGCCGATCGTTGCTGGATCGCCAGCTTGGGGGACCGCTTCGCTCTCGGCGAGGGGTGCCACCTGCGATTACGCTAAGTGGTGGTTCTCCCTGAAGTAGGCTATTTGCCTTTAGAGAGGACGTTTGGAATGCCCCAGAAGAAGCACAAGCCCGAAGAGATTGTCGCAAAGCTGCGCCAGGTCGATGTCTTATTGTCGCAAGGTCGATCGGTTGGCGAAGCGGTTCGCTCACTCGGTGTGACGCAGTTCACGTATTATCGCTGGCGCAAGGAGTTTGGTGGCCTGAAAGGCGACCAGGTGAAGCGTCTGAAAGAGCTAGAGAAAGAGAACGACCGGCTGCGCAAGGCGGTGTCGGATCTGACACTTGAGAAGCTGATCCTGAAAGAGGCTGCTTCGGGAAACTTCTTCTCTATTCGGGGTTCATCGGTCAACTCTCCTTTTGAACCTTCTTCCGTCGCGGACTGCATGGTGCCTGCGGGGCTCTTGCTTCTCTCCGAGGTCGACGATCGCGTCGCCTCATGATGGGATCAGAAGGAGTGGGCGGAGCCATCTGAGCCGCGCGATCGGCGTTGAGCTGTCGCACTAGTTTCCCCGGTCTCGCCCGCTCCCGTCGTCCCCGCAGGGACCTTCTCCCGCGAGGGAGAAGCTGGATGTGTTCGTCGCTGCCTTTCCTGCTTCGTCAGGCGGATTGGGCGGCGGACCAGCGGAAGTCTACTCCGTCCCGCCACATGCGGTGAAGGACGATTGCGAGCTTGCGGGCGACTGCCACGATCGCCTTCTGCATACCTCTTCGCTTGGCTACCGCCACACCCCAGGCCTTCAACGGATTCCAGCGTCCGCGGGCACCCGTCAGCAGCACCAACGCCGCCTCGTAGAGGGACGACCGGATCAGCGCATCGCCGCACTTCGAGACCCGACCATGCCGTGCCGTTTCCCCGGACTGGTAGAGCTTTGGCGTCAGCCCGTAATGAGCTCCAACGCAGTTGGATCGGCTGAAACGGGCGGGGTTATCGACGCAGGCGCGATTGGTAAGCGCCACGATCGGACCGACCCCGGGCGCCGTCATCAGTCGCCGGCAGATCGGGTCGGACCGGACCTCGTCGAGCAGCATCTTGTGCAGTTTGGCCAACTGGGTCCGCAAGGACGAACGAGCTTGAAGGAGCGGTACCAGGACCGCTTCCACGAACGGAAGCGGGGCGATCAGATCACGGACACGAGACTCGAACCCGGCAGCTCCCACGATTCCGACCTTCAGGCCGAAGTTGCGGAGCTGGCCGCGCAGATCATTCTCGATGTCGTAGACCTTGCGCTGCAAAAGCTTGCGGGATGTGAGCAGCAGCCGTCGCTGCTGTGAGGCCAACGTTTTGACATGAACGGGCTTGAACAGCCCGACGCGCATCATCTGGGCAATTCCGAGCGCGTCGTTGCGGTCCGTCTTGTTGATGCGGGCGGACAGCACGGCGTGCATGTGGCGTGTCTCGACGCAGATGGCTGGAAGTCCCGCTTCCACTAGGCCTGCATAGATCCATGCCGAAAGCGTGCCCGCTTCCAGACCGATCCGGCTGAGGGAGAGGCCGAGTCCGACAAGATGATCGCGGATGGGCACCGGGTCGCTTTCCACAACGGCGCGATGAACAACGCGGCCCTGAGCGTCGACGATACAGATCGCTGTCGTTCTAACGGAGATGTCGAGACCGACATGGTAATGATGCTGTGACATGGCGAAGGCTCCAGTCAAGAGTGAGGACGCCATCCTGGAACGTGTGCGACGTGCGCGGCGCCCCGAATATCCCATCTGAGCCCCGCGCGGCTACGGCGCTCCATCGATCATGTACGACGAAAGCTTCCGGTGTCCGAGCGACGGATATGCCGGGTACTGGGTCAGCATCGATGGACACAGCGCAAGGTCCTGCGGGGGGGCAGCTGACGAACAGGCACTCACGGAGGATATCATCGCATTGGCAAAGCAATATGGTCGCTATGGCTATCGCCGGGTTACGGCATTGCTGTGCCATGAGGGTTGGACGGTGAACCATAAGCGTGTCTAGCGGATCTGGCGCCGCGAAGGGCTCAAGGTTCCACAACGCCACCCAGAGCGTGGGCGCCTGTGGCTTAACGACGGATCATGCATCCGCCTGCGGCCTGAGTATCCTGGGCATGTATGGGCCTACGACTTCGTCGAGGGCCGCACGCATGATGGGCGCAGGTTCCGTATCCTCACCATAATCGACGAGGCCAGCAGGGAACGCCTGGCGCTCACAGTCGCGCGACAACTCAAGCATGAGGATGTGCTGGCCGCCTTGGTGGACCTGTTCATTTCGCGCGGCCCGCCAGCCAATATCCGGTCCGACAATGGCAGCGAATTTATCGGGACAGCCGTCCAGCGATGGCTGGGGCGGATCGGCGTGAAGACACTCTACATCGCGCCTGGATCATGATGGGAGAATGGCTACAATGAAAGCTTCAATGGGGGTCGCCGCGCGACGAACTGCTCAATGGCGAGATATTCTACAGTCTCGCCGAGGCCAAGATACTGATCGAAGCGTGGCGGCGGCATTACAACACCATCCGTCCGCACAGCAGCTTGGGCTACTGACCACCGGCACCGGAAACGGCTTCACCGCCATGTCCGGCCTCCGGTTCCGCTTCGCTCCACCTCCACCCGGATATGGCGGCAGCGAGCGCAATCCATTAAAAAACCACCCGGTCCACTCGGTGGGGGCAGATCAGTTCCGCACTGAGAAGAACGTTTTTGCGTATGATGTGAGAAATACATCCAGGGAACGCTGTCAGTCAATGCCTCGATGTTATTCACTATGGTCGTGGAGCCATCTCCCACAGGTGCGCGTTCCCGTCTGGATAGTCGCCTACACAAGAAGGGCACGATGTCGCCAAAAATCTGTGTACTGATAGTTGAAGACGAAATTCTAATCCGCATGGACCTCGCGGATTTCTTGACGGAGGAAGGCTTCGAGGTGCTCGAGGCCGCAAATGCCGATGAGGCCATCGCAATTCTGGAGGCCAAGGACGAGATCCAGGTGATGTTCACTGACGTTGACATGCCCGGAAGCATGGATGGCCTGAAGCTTTCATTAGCTGTGCGCGACCGCTGGCCGCCGATTAGGATTGTGGTGACGTCTGGCCACCGTGCGGTGGCATTATCCGATCTTCCCGAAAACAGCCTATTTTACGCCAAACCTTATGACCATGCAGCGATCGCCGCATCTTTGCGCGGCATTCTTTCGGATTGACTGAGTCGATTACCAATCTGGCGTGTTGTACTCCAACCGAAACCTTTTATTTAGCGAGGAGGTCAGGATCGACTATTAGTGTGACCACTAACCCAACAGTTGCCCACTCATAGTCAATCGAGCCTCGGAGGTGCCCCGTAACGCTGCGCTCCAACAGCTTGCTTCCATAGCCACGGGGACCTGCAGGCTCCTTGACATCCGGCCCTCCACTTTCCGTCCACACAATCGTGACTGCTTTGTCACGTGCGGAGCAGGAGATATCCAACGTGCCAGTATCAACTGAGAGGGCCCCATATTTGAGGGAATTGGTCGCCAGTTCGTGGACAACGAGGGCAAGGATGGTCGTCGCGGACTCACCGACGCGCATCCGGGGCACAGAAACTCGAATCCGACCGCTAAACGCTCCTAGATCATTATAAGGCGCGAGCAGGACCGTCAGCAGATCGCCGAGCAGCACCGACGCCGCGTCCGTCTGGCCAGGAACCGGCCGCACCAGATCGTGCGCTCGCCCCAGCGCTGTTAGCCGCAGGGTTAGCTCCTTGGCCATCTCATCGGTGGTCGACGTCGAGCGAGAAGTGATGGCGGTTAATCCAGAGGCAATGGCGAGCAGGTTCTTCACCCTGTGGCTCATCTCGCCCGCCAAAAGCTCGCGGCCCTCTTCCGCCTGCTTGCGACCGGTCACGTCGATAAAGATACCGAACATAACTCTGCGGACCATCCCGACATCGTCGCCCTGCCCACGGGCGGAAATCCACTTCAACTCATCGCCGATCATGATGCGGAAGTCTATTTCGTAGGGTCCAACAATTGCCCGCGTTGCGTTGAACGCGGCTCGCACGCGATCACGGTCGGCAGGGTGGATATGGGCCGATAGGTCTTCGAACTTGACGTCAGTGCTGCGCGGAATACCCCAAAGGTCATAGGCGCGGTCATCCATTGCCAGCGCATCT is part of the Rhodoligotrophos appendicifer genome and harbors:
- a CDS encoding IS110 family transposase; this encodes MMPSYAALDVSQETTAICVIDDAGRVLAEKKVATCPEVIAAYLNQKAPGLVRVGLETGPLAVWLWNELAARRLPILCIDARHANAALKMRPVKTDRNDAAGLAQIMRTGWFKQVRIKSRDSYRVRSLLVAREMLVRIRVKIENEIRGLLRTFGVLFGKRVGGFTGRADEIIAGELDASPEMRLIAETLMKARASILDQIRVLDRRLMAVARANPTARLFMTVPGVGVITALSVTSSFDDGSRFSRSSSAGAYLGLTPRRYKSGETSRNGRISKQGSVMTRKHLYEAATTLLTRNLRFSTLKAWGLKLAKASGFKKARIAVARKMAVILHAMWKTNTPFRWSQEEAA
- a CDS encoding IS110 family transposase, yielding MSQHHYHVGLDISVRTTAICIVDAQGRVVHRAVVESDPVPIRDHLVGLGLSLSRIGLEAGTLSAWIYAGLVEAGLPAICVETRHMHAVLSARINKTDRNDALGIAQMMRVGLFKPVHVKTLASQQRRLLLTSRKLLQRKVYDIENDLRGQLRNFGLKVGIVGAAGFESRVRDLIAPLPFVEAVLVPLLQARSSLRTQLAKLHKMLLDEVRSDPICRRLMTAPGVGPIVALTNRACVDNPARFSRSNCVGAHYGLTPKLYQSGETARHGRVSKCGDALIRSSLYEAALVLLTGARGRWNPLKAWGVAVAKRRGMQKAIVAVARKLAIVLHRMWRDGVDFRWSAAQSA
- a CDS encoding response regulator, whose translation is MSPKICVLIVEDEILIRMDLADFLTEEGFEVLEAANADEAIAILEAKDEIQVMFTDVDMPGSMDGLKLSLAVRDRWPPIRIVVTSGHRAVALSDLPENSLFYAKPYDHAAIAASLRGILSD
- a CDS encoding sensor histidine kinase, encoding MPATADELKPLLWKPENLVRAIEAAGVTLWSWNVDTDALAMDDRAYDLWGIPRSTDVKFEDLSAHIHPADRDRVRAAFNATRAIVGPYEIDFRIMIGDELKWISARGQGDDVGMVRRVMFGIFIDVTGRKQAEEGRELLAGEMSHRVKNLLAIASGLTAITSRSTSTTDEMAKELTLRLTALGRAHDLVRPVPGQTDAASVLLGDLLTVLLAPYNDLGAFSGRIRVSVPRMRVGESATTILALVVHELATNSLKYGALSVDTGTLDISCSARDKAVTIVWTESGGPDVKEPAGPRGYGSKLLERSVTGHLRGSIDYEWATVGLVVTLIVDPDLLAK